From Candidatus Hydrogenedentota bacterium, a single genomic window includes:
- a CDS encoding caspase family protein produces MARYALVAGIDQYEHGELSPLQFAEADARRMANRNNNIGFRVVCVPSP; encoded by the coding sequence ATGGCGCGGTATGCATTGGTAGCCGGGATAGACCAGTACGAGCACGGGGAATTGAGCCCGCTGCAGTTTGCGGAGGCGGACGCGCGGCGCATGGCAAACCGCAATAACAACATCGGCTTTCGGGTGGTTTGCGTTCCGTCACCGTAG